One Mesorhizobium sp. J428 DNA segment encodes these proteins:
- a CDS encoding ABC transporter permease — MSNLLGVLVTLFGLVLLTFLIGRTMPIDPVVAIVGDKAPAEVVEKLRLELGLDEPLIVQFWIYLKNLLQGDLGRSVMTGQPVTVDIVQFFPSTIELATAAMVIALLVGVPLGIMAAARQDSIFDNIVRVISLLGQSLPVFVLALICLLVFYVKLGIAPGTGQQDVIFQGMVPFRTGMIVLDSALDGQWDAFWDALAHLAMPALLLAYITMSIITRMTRAFMLDALSGEYITTARAKGLSEGRILWRHGLGNIAGRLVTVIAVIYAGLLEGAVLTETVFSRPGLGLYLTRSLLNADMNAVLGATLVIGVIYVCLNLLADLAQRLLDPRVD; from the coding sequence ATGTCCAACCTGCTGGGTGTTCTCGTCACCCTGTTCGGACTGGTGCTGCTCACCTTCCTGATCGGCCGGACCATGCCGATCGACCCGGTGGTCGCGATCGTCGGCGACAAGGCGCCGGCCGAGGTCGTGGAGAAGCTGCGGCTGGAGCTGGGGCTCGACGAGCCGCTGATCGTCCAGTTCTGGATCTACCTGAAGAACCTGCTCCAGGGCGATCTCGGCAGGTCGGTGATGACGGGCCAGCCGGTGACCGTGGACATCGTGCAGTTCTTCCCCTCGACCATCGAACTGGCAACGGCCGCGATGGTGATCGCGCTTCTGGTCGGCGTGCCGCTCGGCATCATGGCGGCGGCGCGCCAGGACTCCATTTTCGACAACATCGTCCGCGTGATTAGCCTCCTCGGCCAGTCGCTGCCGGTCTTCGTGCTGGCGTTGATCTGCCTCCTCGTCTTCTACGTGAAGCTCGGAATAGCACCCGGCACAGGCCAGCAGGACGTGATCTTCCAGGGTATGGTGCCGTTCCGGACCGGGATGATCGTGCTCGACTCCGCGCTCGACGGGCAGTGGGACGCGTTCTGGGACGCGCTCGCCCACCTCGCCATGCCGGCACTGCTGCTCGCCTACATCACCATGTCGATCATCACCCGCATGACGCGCGCCTTCATGCTCGACGCGCTGTCCGGCGAATATATCACTACCGCCCGGGCCAAGGGCCTGTCGGAGGGGCGCATCCTGTGGCGGCACGGGCTGGGCAACATCGCCGGCCGCTTGGTGACGGTCATCGCGGTGATCTATGCCGGACTTCTTGAAGGGGCTGTCCTGACCGAGACCGTGTTCTCGCGGCCGGGGCTGGGGCTCTATCTGACGCGGTCGCTGCTCAATGCCGACATGAACGCCGTGCTTGGCGCGACGCTGGTGATCGGCGTCATCTATGTCTGCCTGAACCTGCTGGCCGATCTCGCCCAGCGCCTGCTCGATCCCCGCGTCGATTGA
- a CDS encoding ABC transporter permease, giving the protein MVNALPAAPREKLPLRSWLLSDTPDSRRQAAWGRAYRRWLHFRRNTLAMTGLVTVVLLILAALAAPLLATHDPAVIDLANRLQRPSAQNWLGTDELGRDLYSRVLYGARVTLGMVVAVVVLVAPVGLAIGTIAGYAGGLTDRILMRITDIFLAFPRLVLALAFVAALRPGVTSAVIAIALTAWPPFARLARSETLTIRRSDYISAVKLTGASSGRIVLRHIVPLCVPSMVVRMALDISGIIMTAAGLGFLGMGAQPPMPEWGTMIATTSGFILDQWWVPTIPGLAILVASLAFNLLGDGLRDVLDPKQE; this is encoded by the coding sequence ATGGTCAACGCTCTTCCCGCCGCGCCCCGAGAGAAGCTTCCTCTGCGCTCCTGGCTGCTGAGTGACACGCCGGATTCACGACGGCAGGCGGCCTGGGGCAGGGCATACCGACGCTGGCTGCATTTTCGCCGCAACACGTTGGCGATGACTGGGCTGGTCACGGTCGTCCTGCTCATACTCGCCGCTCTTGCCGCTCCGCTGCTTGCCACGCATGACCCCGCGGTGATCGACCTCGCCAACCGCCTACAGCGTCCGTCCGCGCAGAACTGGCTGGGCACGGACGAGCTCGGGCGCGACCTCTACAGCCGCGTGCTCTACGGCGCGCGGGTGACGCTGGGCATGGTGGTCGCCGTCGTCGTGCTGGTCGCGCCGGTCGGTCTCGCCATCGGCACGATCGCCGGCTATGCGGGCGGGCTGACCGACCGCATCCTGATGCGTATCACCGACATCTTCCTGGCCTTTCCGCGGCTGGTGCTGGCGCTCGCCTTCGTCGCAGCGCTGCGTCCTGGCGTCACCAGCGCGGTGATTGCGATCGCGCTGACCGCTTGGCCACCCTTCGCACGCCTGGCACGCTCCGAGACGCTGACGATCCGCCGCTCCGACTACATCAGCGCCGTCAAGCTGACCGGCGCATCCTCCGGTCGCATCGTCCTGCGCCACATCGTGCCCTTGTGCGTGCCCTCGATGGTGGTTCGCATGGCCCTCGACATCAGCGGCATCATCATGACCGCCGCCGGCCTCGGCTTCCTCGGCATGGGCGCGCAGCCGCCGATGCCGGAATGGGGCACGATGATCGCCACGACCAGCGGCTTCATCCTCGACCAGTGGTGGGTGCCAACTATTCCCGGCCTCGCCATCCTGGTCGCCTCGCTGGCGTTCAACCTCCTGGGCGACGGCCTGCGCGACGTTCTCGACCCGAAGCAGGAATAG
- a CDS encoding ABC transporter ATP-binding protein, which yields MLLEMQNLRVSFPAPQGMVEAVRGVSLTIGQEKLGIVGESGSGKSLTARSILKLLPKQARLSADRLAFDGIDVLGANEAAMRRIRGKRAGFIMQDPKYSLNPVMTAGSQIAEAWRAHRGGSGKAALEAAVDLLAQVQIRDPKRVAGSYPHELSGGMGQRVMIAMMLAPDPELLIADEPTSALDASVQAEIMRLIEDLVSRRGMGLVLISHDLPLVSHFCDRVLVMYSGRIVEELRASELKQARHPYTRGLLECLPSLTHPSARLRVMKRDPSWLA from the coding sequence ATGCTCCTGGAGATGCAGAACCTTCGCGTCAGCTTTCCCGCCCCGCAGGGCATGGTCGAGGCGGTGCGTGGCGTGTCGCTGACCATCGGCCAGGAGAAGCTGGGCATCGTCGGCGAGAGCGGCTCGGGCAAGTCGCTGACCGCGCGCTCGATCCTGAAGCTGCTGCCGAAGCAGGCGAGGCTCTCCGCCGACCGTCTCGCCTTCGACGGCATCGACGTGCTCGGTGCCAATGAGGCGGCGATGCGGCGCATTCGGGGGAAGCGGGCAGGGTTCATCATGCAGGACCCGAAATATTCGCTGAATCCGGTCATGACGGCGGGAAGCCAGATCGCCGAGGCGTGGCGGGCGCATCGCGGCGGCAGCGGGAAGGCGGCACTCGAAGCCGCGGTCGATCTGCTGGCCCAAGTCCAGATACGCGACCCGAAGCGCGTGGCAGGCTCCTACCCGCACGAACTGTCCGGCGGAATGGGCCAGCGCGTGATGATCGCGATGATGCTCGCGCCCGATCCCGAACTGCTGATCGCGGACGAGCCGACCTCGGCGCTGGACGCGTCGGTACAGGCCGAGATCATGCGGCTGATCGAGGATCTTGTGTCGCGCCGCGGCATGGGGCTCGTGCTGATCAGCCACGACCTGCCTCTCGTCTCGCATTTCTGCGACAGGGTGCTGGTCATGTATTCGGGCCGCATCGTCGAGGAATTGCGCGCTTCGGAGTTGAAGCAGGCCCGGCATCCCTACACGCGCGGCCTCCTCGAATGCCTGCCATCCCTCACGCATCCGAGCGCGAGGCTGAGGGTAATGAAAAGGGACCCGTCATGGCTGGCCTGA
- the purU gene encoding formyltetrahydrofolate deformylase: MKTYTLTVTCQSRRGIVAAIAGFLAENGCNITDSSQFDDRETGRFFMRVSFVSEEGRDIDELRAGFASAAAAFDMVHAFHDEGEKTKVVIMVSRFGHCLNDLLYRWRIGALPIDIVAVISNHMDYQKVVVNHDIPFHCIKVTKDNKARAEADQMRIVEESGAELIVLARYMQVLSDDMCRKMSGRIINIHHSFLPSFKGANPYKQAFARGVKLIGATSHYVTADLDEGPIIDQDIIRVTHAQSVDDYVSLGRDVESQVLARAIHAHIHRRVFLNGDKTVVFPASPGSYASERMG, translated from the coding sequence ATGAAGACCTACACACTCACCGTCACCTGCCAGTCCCGTCGCGGCATCGTCGCCGCCATCGCAGGGTTTCTCGCCGAGAACGGTTGCAACATCACCGACAGCTCGCAGTTCGACGATCGGGAGACCGGCCGCTTCTTCATGCGCGTCAGCTTCGTCAGCGAGGAAGGCCGCGACATCGATGAATTGCGCGCGGGCTTCGCATCCGCAGCGGCTGCCTTCGACATGGTTCACGCGTTCCACGACGAGGGCGAGAAGACGAAGGTCGTCATCATGGTCTCGCGCTTCGGCCACTGCCTGAACGACCTGTTGTATCGCTGGCGGATCGGGGCGCTGCCGATCGACATCGTCGCGGTGATCTCCAACCACATGGACTACCAGAAGGTCGTGGTGAACCACGACATTCCGTTCCACTGCATCAAGGTCACCAAGGACAACAAGGCCCGCGCCGAGGCCGACCAGATGCGCATCGTCGAGGAGAGCGGCGCCGAGCTGATCGTGCTGGCGCGCTATATGCAGGTGCTCTCGGACGACATGTGCCGGAAGATGTCTGGGCGGATCATCAACATCCACCATTCCTTCCTGCCCTCCTTCAAGGGCGCGAACCCCTACAAGCAGGCCTTCGCGCGCGGCGTGAAGCTGATCGGGGCGACGTCGCATTACGTCACCGCCGATCTCGACGAGGGTCCGATCATCGACCAGGACATCATCCGGGTCACGCATGCGCAGAGCGTCGACGACTATGTCAGCCTCGGGCGCGACGTGGAAAGCCAGGTGCTCGCCAGGGCGATCCATGCCCACATCCATCGCCGCGTCTTCCTGAACGGCGACAAGACCGTGGTCTTCCCCGCCTCGCCGGGCTCCTACGCCTCCGAGCGGATGGGCTGA
- a CDS encoding IclR family transcriptional regulator C-terminal domain-containing protein, translating into MVGDGTARKPVYKAVSASLKVLQVLEALNDIGPAGLTAVHKRAKLPKATTLRMLETLCSAGYASYDPAGKVFAVGLHALALSQGYNAVDEIVTIARPVIADLRLDLGWPSDIVVCDNDRLVIADTNTRQAQFSVVRAGGAGSQLPFSISATGRAWLAFCPDDMRERILRFDNPHPQESRDLLAHPERLAAIISETRRRGYGLQSGEFFDSEAGAGVPIIVNGALRCCINIVTARNAVSLEQIERQYVPKLQRAAEAIAARAALGRP; encoded by the coding sequence ATGGTGGGGGACGGAACTGCGCGCAAGCCGGTCTACAAGGCGGTGTCCGCCTCGCTGAAGGTCCTCCAGGTGCTGGAAGCGCTGAACGACATCGGGCCGGCGGGCCTGACCGCCGTCCACAAGCGCGCGAAGCTGCCAAAGGCCACCACGTTGCGGATGCTCGAGACGCTGTGCTCGGCTGGGTATGCCAGCTACGATCCCGCCGGGAAGGTGTTCGCGGTCGGCCTGCATGCATTGGCGCTCAGCCAGGGCTACAACGCGGTCGACGAAATCGTCACCATTGCGCGTCCCGTGATCGCCGACCTGCGACTCGACCTCGGCTGGCCGTCAGACATCGTCGTCTGCGACAATGACCGCCTCGTCATCGCCGACACCAACACCCGGCAGGCCCAGTTTTCCGTCGTCCGGGCCGGCGGCGCGGGCTCACAGCTTCCGTTCAGCATTTCGGCGACCGGGCGGGCATGGCTTGCCTTCTGCCCCGACGACATGCGCGAGCGTATCCTGCGGTTCGACAATCCCCATCCGCAGGAGTCGCGCGACCTGCTCGCGCATCCCGAGCGGCTGGCGGCGATCATCTCCGAGACACGGCGCCGCGGCTATGGATTACAGTCCGGCGAGTTCTTCGACAGCGAGGCGGGCGCGGGCGTGCCGATCATCGTCAATGGCGCGCTGCGGTGCTGCATCAACATCGTCACCGCACGCAACGCCGTGTCGCTCGAACAGATCGAGCGGCAATACGTACCGAAGCTGCAAAGGGCGGCGGAGGCGATCGCCGCCAGAGCGGCGCTCGGCCGCCCCTGA
- a CDS encoding ABC transporter permease, with translation MTVRGDLLGYILRRILHSIPLVIGVSIISFGIMHMAPGGPLAVYTLNATITAADIERLRVALGLDQPLYVQYLGWAKSMLSGSWGYTLFGGRPVLEVIVERLPATFLLMGTSLALAMIIGTLLGVLGAVRRYSVFDYLATTGAMLALSFPTFWFGLMAIYIFAIELRWLPSGGMYSLGEEGNVLDLLRHLVLPLMVLTLVLVATWSRYARSSFLEVIQQDYIRTAKSKGLSGGRVLARHAFPNAVIPLIALLGVQLPTLFSGALVAETIFGWPGMGRLFVDALNMKEYSILMGMVIFTALLVIVGNLLADIFIALIDPRVKLA, from the coding sequence ATGACAGTGCGCGGTGACCTGCTCGGTTACATCCTGCGGCGGATCTTGCACTCGATCCCCCTCGTGATCGGCGTCTCCATCATCAGCTTCGGCATCATGCACATGGCCCCTGGCGGGCCGCTGGCGGTCTATACGCTGAACGCCACCATCACGGCGGCCGACATCGAGCGCCTGCGGGTCGCACTCGGGCTCGATCAGCCGCTCTACGTGCAGTATCTCGGCTGGGCCAAATCCATGCTTTCGGGCTCCTGGGGATACACCCTGTTCGGCGGCCGCCCCGTGCTGGAGGTCATCGTCGAGCGGCTGCCTGCGACGTTCCTGCTGATGGGCACGTCGCTCGCGCTCGCGATGATCATCGGCACCCTGCTCGGCGTGCTCGGTGCCGTCCGGCGCTATTCGGTCTTCGACTATCTGGCCACGACGGGAGCGATGCTGGCCTTGTCCTTCCCGACCTTCTGGTTCGGGCTGATGGCGATCTACATCTTCGCCATCGAACTGCGCTGGCTGCCGTCCGGCGGCATGTATTCGCTCGGGGAGGAGGGCAATGTGCTCGATCTCCTGCGGCACCTCGTCCTCCCCCTGATGGTGCTGACCCTCGTGCTCGTTGCCACATGGAGCCGCTATGCGAGATCGAGCTTCCTGGAGGTCATCCAGCAGGACTACATCCGCACAGCAAAATCGAAGGGCCTGAGCGGCGGACGCGTGCTCGCGCGGCACGCCTTTCCGAACGCGGTTATCCCGCTGATCGCCCTTCTCGGCGTCCAGTTGCCGACGCTCTTTTCGGGCGCGCTGGTCGCGGAGACCATCTTCGGTTGGCCGGGGATGGGACGGCTGTTCGTCGATGCGCTCAACATGAAGGAATACTCGATCCTGATGGGCATGGTCATTTTCACGGCCCTGCTCGTCATCGTCGGAAACCTGCTCGCCGACATCTTCATCGCGCTGATCGATCCGCGCGTGAAACTGGCGTGA
- a CDS encoding ABC transporter permease, whose amino-acid sequence MTDIAIAPRQKSRSYGRMILRRFVSHRMAVAGAVVVFLLCFSAAFAQFLAPHDPLQIETARRFIPPFASWEFPLGTDDLGRDTLSRLLYGGQVSLIVGIVAMLTTMVTGTLVGLAAGYYGGVVDNLLMRLVDTLLCFPQVFLLLVIAAFVPPTILSISLIIGLTSWMEVSRIVRAQVSTIKEMDFVQASRGFGASNWRIMIVELLPNIVAPVLVAATLKVATAVLMESYISFLGYGVQPPLASWGNMLTNAQGYFDTVPFLAILPGVLITLTVMSFNFLGDGLRDAFDARLKIDP is encoded by the coding sequence ATGACCGACATCGCGATCGCGCCCCGCCAGAAGAGCCGCTCTTACGGCCGGATGATCCTGCGGCGGTTCGTCAGCCACCGCATGGCCGTCGCCGGCGCGGTGGTTGTTTTCCTGCTCTGCTTCTCGGCGGCCTTCGCGCAATTCCTCGCGCCGCACGATCCGCTGCAGATCGAGACCGCGCGGCGCTTCATTCCGCCATTCGCATCGTGGGAGTTTCCGCTCGGCACCGACGATCTCGGGCGCGACACGCTGAGCCGGCTGCTCTATGGCGGACAGGTCTCGCTAATCGTCGGCATCGTGGCGATGCTGACGACGATGGTGACCGGCACACTCGTCGGGCTCGCCGCCGGATACTATGGCGGCGTCGTCGACAACCTGCTGATGCGGCTCGTCGACACGCTGCTGTGCTTTCCGCAGGTGTTCCTGCTTCTGGTCATCGCGGCCTTCGTGCCGCCAACCATCCTGTCGATTTCGCTGATCATCGGTCTGACCTCGTGGATGGAGGTCTCCCGGATCGTGAGGGCGCAGGTCTCCACCATCAAGGAGATGGATTTCGTCCAGGCCTCGCGCGGCTTCGGCGCCTCGAACTGGCGCATCATGATCGTCGAACTGCTGCCCAACATCGTCGCGCCGGTCCTGGTCGCCGCCACCCTCAAGGTCGCGACGGCGGTGCTGATGGAATCCTACATCAGCTTTCTCGGCTACGGCGTCCAGCCGCCCCTGGCGAGCTGGGGCAACATGCTCACCAACGCCCAGGGCTACTTCGACACCGTGCCGTTCCTGGCGATCCTGCCGGGCGTCCTGATCACCCTCACCGTGATGAGTTTCAACTTTCTCGGTGACGGCCTGCGAGACGCCTTCGACGCCCGTCTGAAGATAGACCCGTAA